CACACGACGATCGCGGTCGTAACGGCTTGCAAACGCGAGGGCGTTGATCCAAAGGGCTTGGATTTCGACCGGCTTGCCGATCCGCGGCGTGACGACCCAGTCGCCCACTTTGGCATCCATCCAAGTCAACTGAACACCCGGCTCTCCAGCCGCGATCAAACCATCGTCCTCCATCCGGATGCCATAACGTGTCCCTACAGTATAACCAGCCAAGATCGCGTTGACGGCGGCCAACAGACGAGTCGTCTCTTCATGCGGAAGCCCTCGCTTTTCACGACGGTGGGCGTCGAAGCTCTCTTGAACCGCCACGATGTACCACAGCGAAGCATCGACCGCGTTGTATTCGGGCGTGTCGCCGCGATCGGGAAAACGGTTGGGGAGCATCCCTTGGGAAACGGTCTCGGACCACAACAACAAGATCCGATGGGCGATCGCGAGCCGATCGGGCGATGTCAAACAGAGACCGCGGAGGGCGATGAAGGTATCGCGTCCCCAGTCGCCGAACCAGGGATAACCGGCGATCACCGAAGCCCCTGCGCCACGCTTGACGATATATGAACGAACGGTCTCCGTCTCGCGACCCGCTTGTTCGCGACGGTGACGTTCCTTCTGCGCGATCGCAGCGTAACAGTTCTCCGCGGAAAGGCCCTCGTTTCCCGAAAGCTTACTCATCGGCTGGTTGGCCGACAGCAATAGGTAAGCGTCTTGCGGATTCAAGTCCCAATGGAACTCGCCCGGCGTGGCAAGGTCTTCCATGTCGTCGAGGCCACGCTCCCGTTCGGCAGTATAAAGGAAGCCGTAGTACCAATCGGGCGCTTCGACAAGCCGAGCGTTAGCTTGGGCGTGGATCGATGGCATGTCGGGATAGGGTTGCCATGAGAGCGAACCGGCCGCGCGATTCGTCGTTGAATCGAAATCGGAATTTGCGTGATGTAACGTGTGGAAATCGCGTCCCGACAGGAAAGGACGCACGCGTAGTGCGAGTCCACGTCGCGGCCCCTCCACACGCCAACGCATGGCTACGCCAGGCAGCCCCTCGGGAACGAACAGCTCTTGAATGATCGTGACCGCCTCGCTGATCTCAAACCGCCAAGTCGGCCACGGATCGATCGAAAACGATTCCAGCCGTTTGCCACCGTCGGGCGAACGGACATCGCCGCGATAGTACTGCGTCGAGATCGGATACTCTCCGTCGGGCGTTTCCACCACGACGTCGATACCGTTGACAAGCACCACGCGCTCGGCAGGCGGCTTTTCCGCGACTAACAGCAACGCGTGGTAGCGACGCGTCCGTTGACCGCAGACCGTTCCGGAAGCGAAGCCGCCGAGCCCATCGGTCTCGAGCCATTCGGAGAAGTCTCGGTCGTCATCAACTGTCATCGCAGCACCGCCATTCAAAAGGAGCCGGGTATGTAGAGCCGGATAGGAATGGTCAGACTACAAGAATCCCGCTCCGCTTTTCCGCTGCAAATACGCGAAAGCCCGCGGGCTCGCCAGCAGACCTTACCTTCGCAATCGATCTGCTCCGACCTACTTCGCAGTGGCTGAGAGGTCTTCGATCTGCTCTTCGCCACCCATCGAGATCGATTGTACTTCTGCTGCGTCGAGATCAACTTTTGTGATGTCGACCATTCGAATCTGACTGTTCTCCAACGTGCGGAAATAGAACCGTCCGTTTTTCAGATCGGCGACGCTGGTCCAAAGCGTGCGGTCAAAGACACGATGCCCGCCTTCGATCCCCGCGGCAGCACCGACTGGAATATCGAACGCGTTCAAAATATGAAAGGCTTGCAATACACCCGACTTGGCATCGGCGGATTGCAGAGCGGTCTGCGAATAAGCGACGGCGCGAACGAACCGCGATGGCGGCGTAAAGTCGCCGGGAAGCCCCAGCATGCCGCTCCCCTGACCGAGGCTGGCAATCTGTTTTCCAGCGAGATCGATATTCGGTTTATTCTCAGGGGAAAGCGTCATGTAGTTGCTGAGATTCGTAACGTGCCAATCGAACGCGGGCGAATTGGTGATCACGCCAAACGGGTTTTGGTGAACCTTCAGTTCCCCATCGACATGCTCCAGCACAAAACAGTTGCCAGCGGCGTCGGAGACGATGAAGTGCGCCGGAGGTACGATTCCCATCTCCTTTTGTACCGCGTCGCCGACGAGAACTTTACCGGCCGCCGCGACGGCTTCGTTCGCGTTTGCACAGGTTCCCAGCAGATAGGTACCGAATTCCCAAGGGGCCAACGATTTGTCGAAGTCCTGTTTTTCGACCGTTTGGTACTTCGCAAAACCTGGGAAATAGAAGAGCCCGACGTGCAGCCCCTTCTCATTGATTCCATCGATGATGTACGGCAGGTCGACCGCATTGGCACCGATCGTTCCATATTTCGTGGTCCAACGCAGACCGGGCTGATTCCCAGGCGCCGTCCCGACGTATTCCTTGCCGCGTGGAACGACGATCACGTTCGACTTCAGATCGCTAGCAAACTCCAAAGTCCGGGCGAAGATCACCGAACCGTCCTTTGGCGAGAGCGTGATCCCCGTGCAGGCGGGGGCTGGCGTCGATGAAAGAATGGCGATCGCGGCGATTGCGAAGATGACGCTGAGTTTCCAAAAAGTCTTCAAGACGTGGGCTCCAAATGACCAGGGACAAAAAAGAGTATTGAGAGGAAGAACCGAGTGCAGAATGGTGAGCTTCTGCAGCCAATTCAACGAGGACAATTCGGAGCGAACGACGGATCCTCAGTCGTGCTCCCAGGTCCTCTGCAAATGTACCTCATCATTGTTCCCGGCGACGGAACAGCCCAGAGCTATTCATTGTTTACCTTTAGGCAAATTAGCCGGCACGCGTTAGCGGCTTGTCGGTTTAGTCACAACGAGCTTCCTTGCATTAGCCGTTTGGGCGTTAGCCCCGGTTTAGTGGCAGCGGAACCGGGGCTAACGCCCAATCGGCTGATTAAACCGACGAGCCGTTAGCGTCCGGTTCCCTTGCATAACCGGACACAAGCGTGTGCCGGATGATACCTCAAATGGAAACACTGGTTTGACCTGCGGAACTGCCAACGAGATTCGCTCTCCCAACAAACATGCCCTTCGCAAACGCAGCCAGTCCGTTCGGCAGGTGGCCGCTGGGCATTACAACGTCCTGCGCGATCTCGAGTTCGGCCTCGATCCAATCCTCGACGGCTTGGAACGTTTGATTTGATCGGGGCCTCACCCCAAACAACTTCCCTCCGAACCAACCAAACGCGGCGAAATTCGCTGGCCAAAAACAGCGGAGCATTCTTGAAAATGGTTTGGTCGGCCGGATGACCGTGGGACTACGGAGAAATCAAACCCGCGGTGTTTACCGAGCGAACGCGGTACGGGTTTGTTTCTCCCGGCTTCAATTTGTCGATTGTCCAACGCATCGTCGCCAAGGGAACGGTGGGCGTATCGCTGTACTGCAGCCCTTGAAACAGCGGCCGGCCAAATCGATTCAATGGTTTTTCGGGAACTGTCGCCAGCGTCTTGCCATCGCGCTCGATAATGAAGTGCCCGATGCCGCTTTCCAGATCGGCCGCGGCGTTCCAGGTCAATTGGTCGCCGACGATTTGGACGTCCGTTGGCGCCGGCGGTGGCGTGACGTCGGCCACATTCGAATCGGTGATAAATTGTTTCCACGCCGTTGCGATCGCTTCGTTGGGCAGCCAGATCGACGTCGCAAGAACGCCCTTGTATTCGGCGGCTGGAACAGCAGCTGTGAATGCGGCTTCGTCGACGGGGAGCGGTGCCAGCATGGCCGTCGATTGTGGCATCGGCCGAAGCGGTTGGCCATTCGTTTCAGGCAAGCGTTCGCTTAAACAGGTGTCCAGCCACGGGATCGCCAGGTAGCGCGAGTTGCCACATTCGTGACTGGTCAACGGATCGATGGCGATACCGAGCAAGGCACCGCGGGACCGCATCGCTTTGAAAAAGGTTTCGTTGCTGGGCCAAACGCCCTTAAAACGGCTCTCCTTGTCGGTGTAACCCTCTTTGGTTCCGAAGTTACACATCGTCGGAACGGTCAGCGCCGCGTCGGGCAATGTGTGCGGTTTGATGTTGCGTCCTTCCACCGCTTCGAACAAGGGAACGCCCGATCGCAGCCAAACCGCCGCAATCCGATTTGGATGCAACATCAACATCCCGCCGGCCCAATGCCCACCGCCGCTGTGACCCCACAGCGCCCAGGGGACTTCGGCCAGTTCAGGATGCCCCGATAGTTCTCCCAGGTCGGTCAGTGCGGTTTGAAACGCGTTATCCGATCCGTTGCGTGGATCGCACCACATCTGGCAATCGGTTCCGGCTGGCTGTTCGTACGCCGGCGACAGCAGCGCGCACCGATGCTTCTGCGCCAACGCTTGCCAGTGCAAATCGAACGCCCCGGTTTGTCCCGACTTGCACGACCCTTCGCCGCAACCGTGTTGGTGAACGATCACCCCACGCAGCTTTTCGACACCTGGCGGCATCCATACCGTATAAGCCACCGGATAGGATAGTTCCGCCGGCTGTGAAGAGGCTGCATAACGAACCCGATAATAAGGTGGTTCGACAGTTGGCGGCATGTCATAAGGGGCGTTCTGCGACAGCGAGATTCCTTCCATCGCGGCCAATACGAGCAACAGGGGAGCAAACGATTTCATGGCTGGGACTCTTGAATTGGGGGCTATGCGAAAGGAAATCCGCATCGGTTGGAGTGGGGCGCGATTGAACGCATCGGGGACAGTTTAATCGATCACGGATGCCGAGACGAATCGCTGGCGGCATCGCCCACAATTCCGCATTCACGCGACGCACGTACCGCGACAACGGACAACGTGTTCGCAATAGAATTTGTGCCCGTTGAAGAGGGCAAAGTCAAACGATTCACGTCTTGCCGTCGATCGCTTTCGCCACCGGTGTCCGGCCACAATCACCGCCGTTGGGCCAAACGATTGCGTCACGGAAGTCTAGGAACGCTGCGTTAAACGCATGACGGTATCGATCAATCGATTTCTATCGATCGGTTTACTGAGGAAGTCGTTGCAGCCGGCTTCGATGCAACGGTTCATATCCCCCTGCATCGCATCGGCGGTGAGGGCGACGATCGGTTTATCGAAGCCCAGTTCCCGCAGACGCGTTGCCGTTTGGTAGCCATCGAGTCGCGGCATCTGCATATCGAGCAAGATCAAATCGACCGAACGCATGAGTTCAGGATCGGTTGTCAAACGCTCGATCGCTTCGAGCCCATCTTCGACTTGGTCGACCTCCGCCCCCGCTTGGGACAAGATGCGCGAGCTGAGAAACCGAACATCGCGCCGATCATCGACGATCAACACGCGGCAATCGAGCTGTGTGTCGCTGGCATCATGGCGGTCACGGGCATCGACCGGTCCCTCGATCACATCGTCGAGATTCGGTCGGATACGTCGCTGATCCTGAACGTCGCCAGCCGCGATCGCAAACGTAAAACAACTCCCCTTGCCCGGCTCACTCTCGACCGAAATATCGCCGCCGAGCATATTGACCAAACGCTTGCTGATCGCCAACCCCAACCCCGTTCCGCCAAACGAACGGCTGACCGAGGCGTCGGCTTGTGAAAACGCTTGAAACAGACGCTCCTGTTGCTCCAACGAAACGCCGATTCCCGTGTCGATTACACGGAACCGAATCATCGATTCTCCCGCCCGCTCGAATTCGCTGACCTGCAATCGCACGCTCCCCGACTTGGTGAACTTCACGGCATTGCCGGTCAGATTGATCAGGACCTGCCGCAAGCGTTTGGGATCACTATCGATTCGTTCCGGAACCGTCCCCTCGAATTCGACCTCAAAGTCCAGTTGGCGTTCGGCGGCGCGAACATCCATCATCGAACGGACATCCCCCACGATCTCCGCGACGGAAAACCGTTCATTGTGGATCTCCATCTTGCCAGCTTCCATCTTCGACAAATCGAGGATGTCGTTGATGATGGCCAACAGAAAATTGCCGTTGCGTTGGATCGTGCGAAGATGTTCAAGCTTTTCGGGATCCTGTTCTTGAGCCAACAACAGATCGGCATAGCCGAGCACGGCGGTCATCGGAGTTCGGATCTCGTGGCTCATGTTCGCCACAAACTCGCTCTTCGACGCATTGGCCAATTGCGCCTGATGCTCGCTGGCTCGCAGCGCCTGTTCCACCTGAACGCGATCGGAAATATCGACTCCCGAAGCGATCAGATGCGTGATTTGGCCACCTTCGTTGCGGACCGGGGCGAGCATGAAATCGATCGTCATCCGCGTCTCACAGGCCATCCGCACTGCGACGTCATAACGCACCACTTCACCCGCGACAGCCCGAACCACAGCCTCCTGCAATCGGGCAATTGATTGGGGTTCGAAGTTCCACCAATAACAGTCCCAAAATTTTCGGCCTACCACTTCGGTTCGATCGATCGCCCCCGCCTTCAGCGCGGTCGCATTCGCTTCCAACAGCGTTCCGTCGACTCCTAACACTCCGATAAAGAACAGCGTATTGTCGATCACACGGCGTAGCTGTGCCTCGCGATCGGCCAGTTCCAATTCCCAACGCTTCCGCTCGGTAACATCGCTCGCCACCGCCACGATACTCAACGGCTGTCGATCTCGATCGCGGCGAATTACACCGCGACCGGAACTCCAGACGATACCTTGGTTGTCACCGCGAAGGATCCGAAATTCCATGTCGAACGATTCGCATCGACCGGTGAAAAGGGCGTCGATCCGTTGGGCAACTCGATCGCGATCGTCGACGTGAATGATCTCTAAAAAACCAGCTCGCGTCGGCAGGAATTGATTCCGTGTGTAACCAAAAAGTTCGAACAGTTGATCCGACCAAATGACTCGGTCGGCCAAGATATCCCAGTGCCAAGTTCCCAGTTGTCCGGCATCCATCGCCAGATGCAATTTCCGCTCGCGGTCGAGCAGTTCTTGCTCGGATTCCTTCCGGGCGATGCACTGGGCGATCGCATCGGCGATCGGCAACATCTGTTGGAAAACTTCGGGGACCAGGGCATGGCGGGCAAACAACGCAACGACGCCAACGACGCGTCCTTCGACGACCAAAGGATACCCAGCAAATGCGACAAGCCCTTCGCTTGCCGCCCATTGGGGATCGCCGACGCTGCCGTCATGCAAGACGTCGTTTGTCTGCAGAGGTCGCTGCGTCGAC
Above is a genomic segment from Rosistilla ulvae containing:
- a CDS encoding amylo-alpha-1,6-glucosidase, which gives rise to MTVDDDRDFSEWLETDGLGGFASGTVCGQRTRRYHALLLVAEKPPAERVVLVNGIDVVVETPDGEYPISTQYYRGDVRSPDGGKRLESFSIDPWPTWRFEISEAVTIIQELFVPEGLPGVAMRWRVEGPRRGLALRVRPFLSGRDFHTLHHANSDFDSTTNRAAGSLSWQPYPDMPSIHAQANARLVEAPDWYYGFLYTAERERGLDDMEDLATPGEFHWDLNPQDAYLLLSANQPMSKLSGNEGLSAENCYAAIAQKERHRREQAGRETETVRSYIVKRGAGASVIAGYPWFGDWGRDTFIALRGLCLTSPDRLAIAHRILLLWSETVSQGMLPNRFPDRGDTPEYNAVDASLWYIVAVQESFDAHRREKRGLPHEETTRLLAAVNAILAGYTVGTRYGIRMEDDGLIAAGEPGVQLTWMDAKVGDWVVTPRIGKPVEIQALWINALAFASRYDRDRRVQLELAQASFTEKFWNEVDGYLHDIVDLDHVSGSVDAAFRPNQIFAAGGLPIALLDEEKCRRVVEAVEAQLLTPIGLRSLAPGHPDYKPRYQGDLRTRDAAYHQGTVWPWLMGPFVEAWLKAHGGSAAAKSQAKQRFLQPLQEHLQQAGLGHISEVADAEPPHTPRGCPFQAWSYGEYLRIKAMVQ
- a CDS encoding linear amide C-N hydrolase, translated to MKTFWKLSVIFAIAAIAILSSTPAPACTGITLSPKDGSVIFARTLEFASDLKSNVIVVPRGKEYVGTAPGNQPGLRWTTKYGTIGANAVDLPYIIDGINEKGLHVGLFYFPGFAKYQTVEKQDFDKSLAPWEFGTYLLGTCANANEAVAAAGKVLVGDAVQKEMGIVPPAHFIVSDAAGNCFVLEHVDGELKVHQNPFGVITNSPAFDWHVTNLSNYMTLSPENKPNIDLAGKQIASLGQGSGMLGLPGDFTPPSRFVRAVAYSQTALQSADAKSGVLQAFHILNAFDIPVGAAAGIEGGHRVFDRTLWTSVADLKNGRFYFRTLENSQIRMVDITKVDLDAAEVQSISMGGEEQIEDLSATAK